One genomic region from Desulfomonilaceae bacterium encodes:
- a CDS encoding IS5/IS1182 family transposase produces the protein ERTAAERFYSRLKEEFGANNIMVRGALKVKAHLMFGVIAIFADQLIKLVT, from the coding sequence AAGAAAGAACAGCGGCGGAGCGGTTCTATAGTCGTTTAAAGGAAGAGTTCGGAGCAAACAACATTATGGTTCGAGGAGCCTTGAAGGTAAAGGCTCATTTAATGTTTGGTGTGATTGCGATCTTTGCTGACCAGTTGATCAAATTAGTGACCTGA